A genome region from Salvia miltiorrhiza cultivar Shanhuang (shh) unplaced genomic scaffold, IMPLAD_Smil_shh original_scaffold_471, whole genome shotgun sequence includes the following:
- the LOC131004959 gene encoding serine/threonine-protein kinase D6PKL2-like → MTTSAHDPISLKVRFHDLSIDSSPSIDFCSSTPTASDETTSTEISDSFVDKQIDIKECAESETSCCNGGDANEASFRSLCPSKPHMANDRRWDAIQCVQSKDGELGLGHFKLLKKLGFGDIGSVYLAELRSMGCLFAMKVMDKGMLVSRKKVVRAQTERDILGLLDHPFLPTLYSHFETDKFSCLLMEFCSGGDLHLLRQRQPGKHFTEQAARFYASEVLLALEYLHMMGVVYRDLKPENVLVREDGHIMLSDFDLSLRCYVNPTLLTSGDGTSCTISSYCIQPSCIDPACKLPVCVEPSCFQPSCFKPRLFTSKAVKARGEGTRTRTRTPLVSSDSLPVLVAEPTAARSMSFVGTHEYLAPEIIRGDGHGSAVDWWTFGIFLYELLHGKTPFKGTGNRETLFNVVGQPLKFPEGSPISFAAKDLIRGLLAKDPQKRLGFKRGATEIKQHPFFENVNWALIRGTTPPQIPKPLDLASLNQTLKSSLLSSNKSATDSERSSGPYLDFEFF, encoded by the exons ATGACCACCTCCGCCCACGACCCCATCTCCCTCAAGGTCAGGTTTCACGACCTCAGCATCGACTCCAGCCCCAGCATCGACTTCTGCAGCTCCACCCCCACCGCCTCCGACGAGACCACCTCCACCGAAATCAGCGACTCCTTCGTCGACAAGCAGATAGACATCAAGGAATGCGCCGAGAGTGAGACCAGCTGCTGCAATGGCGGCGACGCCAACGAGGCCAGTTTTAGGAGTCTCTGCCCCTCCAAGCCGCACATGGCCAACGATAGGAGGTGGGATGCCATACAATGTGTGCAATCCAAGGATGGGGAGCTGGGATTAGGGCATTTCAAGCTGCTCAAGAAATTGGGATTTGGGGATATTGGGAGCGTTTATCTCGCGGAGTTGAGAAGCATGGGTTGCCTCTTTGCTATGAAAGTGATGGATAAAGGGATGCTGGTGAGTAGGAAGAAAGTGGTGAGGGCCCAAACTGAGAGAGATATTCTAGGTTTGTTGGATCACCCTTTTCTTCCTACTCTGTATTCGCATTTTGAAACGGACAAGTTCTCGTGCTTGCTCATGGAGTTTTGCAGCGGCGGCGACCTGCATTTGCTCCGCCAGCGCCAGCCCGGGAAGCATTTCACCGAGCAGGCTGcaag GTTTTATGCTTCGGAAGTACTGCTTGCGCTTGAGTATCTTCATATGATGGGAGTGGTGTATAGGGACTTGAAACCCGAAAACGTTCTCGTTAGGGAAGATGGGCACATCATGTTATCCGATTTTGATCTATCGTTGAGATGCTATGTGAATCCAACTCTCCTCACGTCCGGTGATGGTACATCTTGTACAATCTCCTCGTATTGCATCCAGCCGTCCTGCATTGATCCGGCCTGCAAACTGCCCGTTTGTGTCGAGCCTTCCTGTTTCCAGCCCTCGTGCTTCAAGCCTCGCCTCTTCACCTCAAAAGCAGTGAAAGCAAGAGGCGAGGGAACAAGGACAAGGACAAGAACGCCTTTGGTGAGCTCGGATTCTCTCCCCGTGCTGGTTGCAGAGCCAACTGCTGCCCGATCCATGTCTTTTGTTGGGACACACGAGTACCTAGCCCCAGAGATTATCAGAGGAGACGGCCATGGCAGTGCTGTGGACTGGTGGACGTTTGGGATCTTCTTGTACGAGCTTCTTCATGGGAAGACGCCGTTCAAGGGCACTGGCAATAGAGAGACGTTGTTCAATGTTGTCGGGCAGCCCCTCAAGTTCCCGGAGGGCTCACCGATCAGCTTCGCTGCCAAGGATCTGATTCGAGGACTGCTTGCAAAGGACCCTCAGAAGAGATTAGGATTCAAAAGGGGAGCCACAGAGATAAAGCAGCACCCTTTCTTTGAAAATGTGAACTGGGCACTCATCCGTGGCACGACGCCTCCTCAAATCCCTAAGCCGTTGGATCTCGCCTCGCTCAATCAGACGTTGAAGTCGTCGTTGCTGTCGAGTAACAAGAGTGCTACGGATTCAGAAAGGTCATCTGGCCCTTACTTAGACTTTGAATTTTTCTGA
- the LOC131004954 gene encoding glycerol-3-phosphate acyltransferase RAM2-like, which translates to MAEINNPRFPDIRRCESDHRKGHTVVADMDGTLLIGRSSFPYFAVAAFELGGVLRLLLLVLASPLAGLLYYCISESAGIRVLIFAALAGARVSDVECVARAVLPKFYSGDVHPEAWRVFSACGRRCVLTANPRVMVEPFLKEYLGADLVIGTEICAMGGRATGLVSSPGILVGINKARALEKVFAEAQPEIGIGDRKTDFDFMRLCKESYLVSRSHEPVQPVSPDKLLKPVVFHDGRLVQKPSPVMALLIILWFPIGFILAVLRIAAGSLLPMPVVYYAFWALGVRVAVKGTPPPRAQKSLGQTGVLFICSHRTLLDPIFLSTALGRPIPAVTYSLSRLSEIISPIKTVRLNRDRVKDAGMIKKLLQEGDLAICPEGTTCREAFLLRFSALFAELTDDLVPVAMANRMSMFHGTTARGWKGMDPFYFFMNPSPAYEVTFLNKLPYDLTCGAGKSSHDVANYIQRAIAATLSYECTSFTRKDKYRALAGNDGNVGDKPRITPHKLMGS; encoded by the exons ATGGCTGAGATCAACAACCCTAGATTCCCGGACATCCGCCGGTGCGAATCCGACCACCGCAAAGGCCACACCGTGGTGGCCGACATGGACGGCACGTTGCTGATCGGGCGGAGCTCGTTCCCCTACTTCGCGGTGGCCGCATTCGAGCTCGGCGGCGTGttgaggctgctgctgctggtccTAGCCTCCCCTCTCGCCGGACTGCTCTACTACTGCATCTCGGAATCCGCCGGCATCCGCGTGCTGATCTTCGCGGCGTTGGCCGGGGCTAGGGTTTCGGACGTGGAGTGCGTGGCGCGTGCGGTCCTGCCCAAATTCTACTCCGGGGACGTCCACCCGGAGGCGTGGCGCGTGTTCTCCGCCTGCGGGCGGAGGTGCGTGCTCACGGCGAACCCGAGGGTGATGGTGGAGCCGTTTCTCAAGGAGTATTTGGGGGCGGATTTGGTGATTGGGACTGAGATTTGTGCAATGGGAGGTAGAGCAACTGGGCTTGTTTCGAGCCCTGGGATTCTTGTTGGGATCAATAAAGCTCGAGCACTTGAAAAAGTGTTTGCTGAGGCGCAGCCGGAAATTGGGATTGGAGATAGGAAGACAGATTTTGATTTCATGAGGCTCTGCAAG GAAAGCTACTTGGTTTCGAGGAGCCACGAGCCGGTTCAACCGGTTAGCCCAGACAAGTTGTTAAAGCCGGTTGTGTTCCACGACGGCCGTCTCGTTCAAAAGCCAAGCCCCGTAATGGCGCTATTGATCATTTTGTGGTTTCCGATTGGCTTCATCCTCGCGGTTCTACGCATAGCCGCCGGCTCTCTCCTCCCGATGCCGGTGGTATACTATGCTTTTTGGGCACTGGGAGTTAGGGTGGCCGTTAAGGGCACCCCACCTCCACGTGCCCAAAAATCATTAGGTCAAACAGGGGTGCTCTTCATATGCTCCCATAGGACTCTACTTGACCCCATTTTCCTCTCTACAGCCCTCGGCCGCCCCATCCCGGCCGTCACCTACTCACTCTCCCGCTTATCGGAGATCATATCTCCGATTAAAACGGTCCGGTTGAATCGGGATCGGGTCAAGGATGCCGGCATGATCAAGAAACTTCTACAAGAAGGCGACCTAGCCATTTGCCCCGAGGGGACGACGTGCAGAGAGGCGTTCCTGCTTAGATTTTCTGCCCTTTTCGCGGAGCTGACCGACGATCTGGTGCCGGTGGCGATGGCGAACCGGATGAGCATGTTTCATGGGACGACGGCGCGTGGGTGGAAGGGGATGGACCCGTTTTACTTCTTCATGAACCCGAGCCCGGCTTATGAGGTCACGTTTTTGAATAAGTTGCCTTACGACCTAACATGTGGAGCGGGGAAATCTAGCCATGACGTGGCGAATTATATACAGAGAGCGATTGCGGCGACTTTGTCGTACGAGTGCACTAGTTTTACTAGGAAGGATAAGTATAGAGCATTGGCCGGAAATGATGGGAATGTTGGAGACAAGCCTAGGATCACACCTCATAAACTTATGGGCAGCTGA
- the LOC131004938 gene encoding uncharacterized protein LOC131004938 produces MDVSNALVHPPTLDSSGKNYSLWKTMTKMYIKSIDECAWVAVLDGWTPLRVTDDVGNITPEPESQWSADERLISSHNSRALKAIFISVDVPCFRMISNCVEACDAWFILQEQCEGSTSVRATKLRMLTIKFEILRMREDETIPAYYEKLCEISNEAVGHGEPISNERLVSKILRSLPERYNMNISSFEETVDVTSIRISDLVSKLVTFEMNLEQQKIDYYPKNVNFHVDKSASAIDVTDKLRKVNVKSGNKRTFAMSMGSSSNIRNVKRNFCPTSEIRNADNIQCREVGVIEALEELDVISDDDIEPDFMNVGNNVDNIALNIQDDDEMEISTNATNWYEIIFLCEFNTNIPDVSCTAVVEEHMIDPLKEMENNEALYEEVDNQCGELRNGICLLLDENRKSKDEVTRNEGLLTQRDVELGKLKDKVVSVERTFEYLNKGFNMLTEHHNITVCAKERNVSVIMENITNIGFSHEEKSKGKPKSYACHYCSTRGHIKSYCVKCLSDVDDLSAKQMFDSYQRNVSNSSMFDFGEMSNTEKDDKPCNVVYTSLHANISESWYFDSGCSRYMTDSKALLTDYGSTNGGNVFAKLSDIELRYQRLSHVDLKNLEKLIANDVVRRLPKFVIKRDVVCQPCQKRQQLRIAYPMLSTCNTTKCFELLHMNLMSSIEVESHGGKIISLDHGKVFENIFFDDVCTNHCSFHEYSALKTRHQTSVAVRKNKILQEMRNANVDPTSDVTSSDSTPKPESAENTPDSDDEHGRHFLHNSSRRDPLGHVRKNHTNTQLIGDVLEQMQT; encoded by the exons ATGGATGTGTCTAATGCTTTGGTTCATCCTCCTACATTGGATAGTAGTGGAAAAAACTATTCCTTGTGGAAAACTATGACGAAGATGTATATAAAATCCATTGATGAATGTGCCTGGGTTGCTGTGTTAGATGGATGGACTCCACTGCGTGTTACTGATGATGTTGGCAACATTACTCCTGAACCAGAAAGTCAATGGAGTGCAGATGAACGACTCATTTCCAGTCACAACTCCAGGGCTTTGAAGGCTATTTTCATCTCAGTTGATGTTCCTTGTTTTCGCATGATCTCTAACTGTGTTGAAGCTTGTGATGCTTGGTTTATTTTACAAGAACAATGTGAAGGATCAACAAGTGTTAGAGCAACAAAATTACGAATGTTGACCATAAAGTTTGAAATATTGAGAATGCGTGAAGATGAGACTATTCCAGCATATTATGAGAAGTTGTGTGAGATCTCAAATGAGGCGGTTGGTCATGGAGAACCGATCAGCAATGAGAGACTTGTAAGTAAAATATTGAGATCACTTCCGGAAAGGTACAACATGAATATTTCTTCCTTTGAAGAAACTGTTGATGTTACTTCGATTAGAATTAGTGATTTGGTTAGTAAGTTAGTAACATTCGAGATGAATCTTGAGCAGCAAAAAATTGATTACTATCCtaagaatgttaattttcaTGTTGACAAATCTGCTTCTGCGATTGATGTTACTGACAAGTTGAGA AAAGTGAATGTCAAGTCTGGAAACAAAAGGACATTTGCGATGTCAATGGGATCCTCATCCAACATCAGGAATGTTAAGAGGAACTTCTGTCCAACATCGGAGATTAGAAATGCTGACAACATTCAATGCAGAG AAGTTGGAGTGATAGAAGCCCTTGAAGAGCTTGATGTTATATCTGATGATGATATTGAACCAGATTTTATGAATGTTGGTAataatgttgataacattgctCTAAACATTCAAGATGATGATGAAATGGAGATCTCCACTAATGCAACAAACTGGTATGAAATAATCTTTCTTTGTGAATTCAATACTAACATACCAGATGTTTCTTGTACTGCTGTTGTTGAAGAACATATGATTGATCCACTGAAAGAAATGGAGAACAATGAAGCCTTGTATGAAGAAGTGGACAATCAATGTGGAGAGCTAAGGAATGGCATATGTCTGTTGCTGGATGAGAATCGAAAGTCGAAAGATGAGGTTACCAGAAATGAAGGCCTTCTAACACAACGTGATGTTGAATTGGGTAAGCTAAAAGATAAGGTTGTTAGTGTTGAAAGAACATTTGAGTATCTAAACAAAG GGTTCAATATGTTGACTGAACATCACAATATCACTGTGTGTGCTAAGGAGAGAAATGTTAGTGTGATCATGGAAAATATTACTAACATAGGATTTTCACATGAAGAGAAATCAAAGGGGAAGCCTAAGTCCTATGCGTGCCATTATTGCTCAACTCGAGGTCACATTAAATCCTATTGTGTTAAATGTCTCAGTGATGTTGATGATCTATCTGCCAAACAAATGTTTGATAGTTACCAGAGGAATGTTAGCAACAGTAGCATGTTTGATTTTGGAGAAATGTCCAACACTGAAAAAGATGATAAACCTTGCAATGTTGTATACACATCTTTACATGCTAACATTTCTGAAAGCTGGTATTTTGATAGTGGTTGTTCGAGATACATGACAGATTCTAAAGCGTTGCTCACTGACTATGGCTCAACAAATGGAGGAAAT GTGTTTGCCAAGCTGAGTGATATCGAGCTGCGATATCAAAGACTCAGTCATGTTGATCTCAAAAATCTCGAGAAACTCATTGCAAATGATGTTGTTCGTAGACTCCCAAAGTTTGTGATCAAACGAGATGTTGTATGCCAACCATGTCAGAAGAGGCAACAACTACGAATTGCATATCCAATGTTGTCAACATGCAACACCACCAAATGCTTTGAACTGTTACATATGAACTTGATGAGTTCTATTGAGGTAGAAAGTCATGGAGGTAAGAT AATCAGTCTTGATCATGGAAAAGTGTTTGAGAACATATTTTTTGATGACGTCTGCACTAACCATTGTTCATTTCATGAGTACTCGGCTCTCAAAACTCGTCACCAGACTAGTGTTGCAGTAAGGAAGAATAAGATACTTCAAGAGATG AGAAATGCGAATGTTGACCCAACATCTGATGTAACATCCAGTGACTCAACACCCAAACCTGAGTCAGCTGAAAACACTCCAGACTCCGATGATGAACATGGAAGACATTTTCTTCATAACTCTAGCAGGCGCGATCCTCTAGGACATGTTAGAAAGAATCACACGAACACTCAACTTATTGGTGATGTGTTGGAACAAATGCAAACTTGA